Proteins found in one Ptychodera flava strain L36383 chromosome 16, AS_Pfla_20210202, whole genome shotgun sequence genomic segment:
- the LOC139114666 gene encoding myb-related protein A-like, which produces MSSVQYYGYYDSDSESGEEYEYTDHDYEVSSARPQKKFINKGRWTKEEDERLRQVVDSCGSENWKLIASYFNDRTDVQCHHRWQKVLNPDLIKGPWTKEEDEKVVELVGKYGPKRWSLIAKHLKGRIGKQCRERWHNHLNPDIKKSAWTEEEDRIIYGAHKRLGNRWAEIAKLLPGRTDNAIKNHWNSTMRRKVEAGEKPFQSPPKMKNQPHPRYPTHHKPEVQHHRSEYHQSIGNQRTVLTQHNQINTQPPQYRAIEFAVKQNRFDKMKSRENDASKFGDEGSPMRWIVMDGNHVSPIQGIPEMSESAVAQLIEQGNASDLSTYELLTGDCDRSSATPTQYTKLQHRKGVTGYRLDSHAISSLSKDVSGSLIPLTSPMTSKFSSPPTILRKSRKRRQYHGSGDESNSSVSIQPDVVVTIKQEIDDELPIRSATYMTSSPKQTPIKPLPFSPSQFLNSPSLPNDAGISLTSTPVSVFQSSVLSSPNAIADKTPANKGNKEKDGIFRTPKTRRALLDTTPRTPTPLKDALAILEKRNGPLKHVVQSHCDLEDLSDIIQKEELSSGITADISSLDSPLNSNESPSKRVRKSLSSQWSPLSDGLFFPVSQDGSMLLTQPSFASPLNKGFTMLPGSSSTSHKMKAKVKNENRHVRFQETPSKPLAQLDAAWEAVACGKTEDQKILTQQARQYLNQCKPRSLVL; this is translated from the exons ATGTCCAGTGTTCAATACTACGG TTACTATGACAGTGACAGTGAGAGCGGAGAAGAATATGAATATACCGATCATGATTATGAAGTGTCATCAGCTCGTCCCCAGaaaaaatttataaataaaggAAGATGGACAAAAGAAGAG GATGAAAGACTGAGGCAGGTTGTTGATTCTTGTGGCTCTGAAAACTGGAAATTGATTGCCAGCTATTTCAATGATCGTACAGATGTGCAATGTCATCATAGATGGCAGAAAGTTTTGAATCCTGACTTGATTAAAGGACCCTGGACTAAAGAG GAAGATGAAAAGGTTGTTGAACTTGTCGGCAAATATGGTCCAAAGCGGTGGTCACTGATTGCCAAACATTTGAAAGGTCGTATTGGAAAACAGTGCAGAGAGAG GTGGCATAATCACCTCAATCCAGATATCAAGAAGTCGGCTTGGACAGAAGAAGAAGATCGCATCATTTATGGAGCACACAAACGCCTTGGTAACAGATGGGCTGAAATAGCAAAACTGCTTCCAGGAAG GACTGACAACGCAATTAAAAATCATTGGAATTCCACAATGAGACGGAAAGTTGAAGCTGGAGAGAAACCTTTCCAGTCACCGCCAAAGATGAAGAACCAGCCACATCCACGGTATCCAACACATCACAAACCTGAAGTACAACATCATCGATCTGAGTACCATCAAAGTATAGGCAATCAGAGGACAGTTCTGACACAACACAACCAG ATAAATACACAACCACCACAATATAGGGCCATTGAATTTGCCGTCAAACAAAACAGATTCG ATAAAATGAAATCCAGGGAGAATGATGCTTCAAAGTTTGGTGATGAGGGAAGTCCAATGCGATGGATTGTCATGGATGGAAATCATGTATCTCCTATACA GGGTATTCCTGAGATGTCAGAGAGTGCGGTGGCACAGTTGATAGAGCAAGGTAATGCATCAGATTTGAGTACATATGAACTGTTGACTGGTGATTGCGATAGATCCAGTGCTACACCGACCCAGTACACCAAATTACAACACAGGAAAGGAGTCACAG GTTACCGACTCGACAGTCATGCAATTTCATCATTATCCAAAGATGTATCTGGGTCATTGATTCCACTAACCTCACCGATGACATCTAAGTTTAGCTCACCTCCAACCATTCTTAGGAAAAGCAGAAAACGAAGA CAGTATCATGGCAGTGGTGATGAATCAAATTCATCAGTGTCCATTCAACCTGACGTTGTCGTCACAATCAAACAAGAGATAGACGATGAGCTGCCAATCAGATCAGCAACTTACATGACAAGTTCGCCGAAACAAACTCCAATCAAACCACTTCCATTTTCACCTTCTCAG TTCTTGAACAGTCCAAGCTTACCCAACGATGCTGGCATTAGTCTTACATCCACGCCTGTGTCAGTTTTCCAATCATCAGTGTTGTCATCGCCCAACGCCATTGCAGATAAAACACCGGCAAATAAGGGGAATAAAGAAAA GGATGGTATTTTCAGAACTCCAAAAACTAGGCGAGCATTGCTTGACACAACACCGAGAACTCCAACCCCATTGAAAGATGCGCTTGCTATACTTGAAAAGAGGAATGGCCCTCTCAAACACGTG GTGCAGTCCCATTGTGACTTAGAAGACCTGAGTGACATTATTCAAAAAGAAGAGTTATCGAGTGGTATTACAGCAGATATTAGCAGCCTGGACTCTCCTTTAAATTCT AATGAGAGTCCATCAAAGAGGGTCAGGAAGTCACTAAGCAGTCAGTGGAGTCCGCTATCTGATGGACTCTTCTTTCCTGTTTCCCAG GATGGTTCCATGCTTCTGACTCAGCCGtcatttgcgtcacctctgaaCAAAGGATTCACCATGCTACCAGGATCGTCAAGTACTTCACACAAGATGAAAGCCAAGGTTAAGAATGAAAACCGGCATGTTAGATTTCAGGAGACCCCTTCAAAACCGTTGGCACAG TTGGATGCAGCTTGGGAGGCTGTTGCATGTGGCAAGACCGAAGATCAGAAGATACTCACCCAACAGGCCCGTCAGTATCTGAATCAGTGCAAGCCAAGATCATTAGTACTATAA